In Bradyrhizobium guangxiense, the following are encoded in one genomic region:
- a CDS encoding carbohydrate ABC transporter permease: MADVAIPRAKPQISEDSAWTQLKHNRNWLGFWFMVPAMAFLIFFLAYPLGLGIWLSFTDTRIGRVGHFVATENYEWLWDDSIFWLSVFNTLLYTFVASALKFAIGLYLALLLNENMPFKAMLRAMVLIPFIVPTVLSALAFWWIFDSQFSIISWSLRHLGLINQNINFLGDTTWARICVIFANIWRGVPFVAITLLAGLQTVSPSLYEAATLDGATRWQNFRYITYPLLTPIIAVVMTFSVLFTFTDFQLIWAMTRGGPVNATHLMATLSYQRAIIAGQLGEGAAISSAMIPFLLAAIMVSWFGLQRRKWQQGESND; encoded by the coding sequence ATGGCTGATGTCGCAATTCCCCGGGCCAAGCCTCAGATCAGCGAGGACAGCGCCTGGACCCAGCTCAAACACAACCGTAACTGGCTCGGCTTCTGGTTCATGGTTCCGGCCATGGCCTTCCTGATCTTTTTCCTGGCCTATCCGCTGGGGCTCGGGATCTGGCTGTCCTTCACCGATACCCGCATCGGCAGGGTCGGGCACTTCGTCGCCACCGAGAATTATGAGTGGCTGTGGGACGATTCCATCTTCTGGCTGTCGGTGTTCAACACGCTGCTCTACACCTTCGTCGCCAGCGCCCTCAAATTCGCGATCGGGCTCTATCTCGCGCTGCTGCTGAACGAGAACATGCCGTTCAAGGCGATGCTGCGCGCGATGGTCCTGATCCCCTTCATCGTGCCGACGGTGCTCTCGGCACTGGCGTTCTGGTGGATCTTCGACTCGCAATTCTCCATCATCTCCTGGTCGCTGAGGCATCTCGGCCTGATCAACCAGAACATCAACTTCCTCGGCGACACGACCTGGGCCCGCATTTGCGTGATCTTCGCCAACATCTGGCGCGGCGTGCCGTTCGTGGCGATCACGCTGCTGGCAGGCCTGCAGACGGTGTCGCCATCGCTCTATGAGGCTGCAACGCTCGACGGCGCCACGCGCTGGCAGAATTTCCGCTACATCACCTATCCGCTGCTGACGCCGATCATCGCCGTCGTGATGACCTTCTCGGTGCTGTTCACCTTCACCGACTTCCAGCTGATCTGGGCGATGACGCGCGGCGGTCCCGTCAACGCCACCCATCTGATGGCGACGCTGTCCTACCAGCGCGCGATCATCGCCGGGCAGCTCGGCGAGGGCGCGGCGATCTCCAGCGCCATGATCCCGTTCCTGCTCGCCGCGATCATGGTGTCGTGGTTCGGTCTGCAGCGCCGCAAGTGGCAACAGGGGGAAAGCAATGACTGA
- a CDS encoding carbohydrate ABC transporter permease: MTDLPASKVDLKSVISAPARVDNSEGMSYLQSVPRRIVTLSLPLTIIVVVLLFPFYWMALTSVKPDEQLLDLDRYNPFWTWNPTFKHFHKLLFESYYPHWLWNTMYVAICATVLSIIASVLAAYAIVRLRYKGANLVGGLIFLAYLVPPSILFIPLATVVFQYGLFDSPLALILTYPTILIPFSTWLLMGYFKTIPFELEECALIDGASRWQILIKIVLPLAIPGLISAFIFCFTLCWNEFIYALTFLQSTSNKTVPVAIVNEFVDGDIYRWGSLMAGALAGSLPLVILYAFFVEHYVSAMTGAVKE; the protein is encoded by the coding sequence ATGACTGATCTTCCTGCCTCGAAAGTCGACCTCAAGTCCGTCATATCGGCGCCCGCGCGCGTCGATAACAGCGAGGGCATGAGCTATCTGCAGTCGGTGCCGCGCCGGATCGTGACGCTGTCCCTGCCGCTGACGATCATCGTCGTGGTGCTCCTGTTTCCGTTCTACTGGATGGCGCTGACCTCGGTGAAGCCGGACGAGCAGCTGCTCGATCTCGACAGATACAACCCGTTCTGGACCTGGAATCCGACCTTCAAGCATTTCCACAAGCTGCTGTTCGAGAGCTATTATCCGCACTGGCTCTGGAACACGATGTACGTGGCGATCTGCGCCACGGTGCTCTCGATCATCGCATCGGTGCTCGCGGCCTACGCCATCGTGCGCTTGCGCTACAAGGGCGCCAATCTCGTCGGCGGGCTGATCTTCCTCGCCTATCTGGTGCCGCCGTCGATCCTGTTCATTCCGCTCGCCACCGTCGTGTTTCAGTACGGCCTGTTCGACTCGCCGCTGGCGCTGATCCTGACCTATCCGACCATCCTGATCCCGTTCTCGACCTGGCTGTTGATGGGTTATTTCAAGACCATCCCGTTCGAGCTCGAGGAATGCGCGCTGATCGACGGCGCGAGCCGCTGGCAGATCCTGATCAAGATCGTGCTGCCGCTGGCAATTCCCGGCCTGATCTCGGCCTTCATCTTCTGCTTCACGCTGTGCTGGAACGAGTTCATCTACGCCTTGACCTTCCTGCAATCGACCAGCAACAAGACGGTGCCGGTCGCGATCGTCAACGAATTCGTGGATGGTGACATCTACCGCTGGGGGTCGCTGATGGCGGGAGCCCTGGCCGGCTCGCTGCCGCTCGTCATCCTTTACGCCTTCTTCGTGGAGCATTATGTGTCGGCAATGACCGGCGCCGTGAAGGAGTGA
- the denD gene encoding D-erythronate dehydrogenase, giving the protein MHILVLGAAGMVGRKLCERLLRDGRLGKSDITKLTMHDVVEPKKPEKAGFPVETVSGDFAIPGAAEKLIAGRPDVIFHLAAIVSGEAELDFDKGYRINLDGTRMLLDAIRLVGGGYKPRVVFTSSIAVFGAPFPDAIGDEFFHTPLLSYGTQKAIGELLLADYSRRGFLDGIGIRLPTICIRPGLPNKAASGFFSNILREPLAGKEAILPVSEDVRHWHATPRSAVGFLLHAGTMDLAAVGPRRNLTMPGLSATVGEQIAALKQVAGDKVAARIKREPDPFIVGIVGGWPRNFDAKRSRELGFTTAEKTFDDIIRIHIEDELGGNFVA; this is encoded by the coding sequence TTGCACATTCTGGTTCTCGGCGCCGCCGGCATGGTCGGCCGCAAACTCTGTGAACGGCTGCTGCGCGACGGCCGGCTCGGCAAGAGCGACATCACCAAACTGACCATGCATGACGTGGTCGAGCCGAAGAAGCCGGAGAAGGCCGGTTTCCCGGTCGAGACGGTGTCGGGCGATTTCGCGATCCCCGGCGCGGCCGAGAAGCTGATCGCCGGCCGCCCCGACGTGATCTTCCATCTGGCTGCGATCGTCTCGGGCGAAGCCGAGCTCGATTTCGACAAGGGCTACCGCATCAATCTCGACGGCACGCGGATGCTGCTCGACGCGATCAGGCTGGTCGGCGGCGGCTACAAGCCGCGCGTGGTGTTCACGTCCTCGATCGCAGTGTTCGGTGCGCCGTTCCCGGATGCGATCGGCGATGAGTTCTTCCATACCCCGCTGCTCAGCTACGGCACCCAGAAGGCCATCGGCGAGCTGCTGCTCGCCGACTATTCCCGCCGCGGCTTCCTCGATGGCATCGGCATCCGCCTGCCGACCATCTGCATCCGGCCCGGCCTGCCCAACAAGGCGGCATCGGGCTTTTTCTCCAACATCCTGCGCGAGCCGCTCGCCGGCAAGGAAGCGATCCTGCCGGTGTCCGAGGACGTCCGCCACTGGCACGCCACGCCGCGCTCCGCAGTCGGCTTCCTGCTCCATGCCGGCACCATGGACCTTGCCGCGGTCGGTCCGCGCCGCAACCTGACCATGCCGGGCCTGTCGGCGACCGTCGGCGAGCAAATCGCCGCGTTGAAGCAGGTTGCCGGCGACAAGGTCGCCGCGCGCATCAAGCGGGAGCCCGATCCCTTCATCGTCGGCATCGTCGGCGGCTGGCCGCGCAATTTCGACGCCAAGCGGTCGCGCGAGCTCGGCTTCACCACCGCCGAGAAGACCTTCGACGACATCATCCGCATTCACATCGAAGACGAGCTCGGCGGCAATTTCGTCGCCTGA
- a CDS encoding sugar kinase: MASVACIGECMVELRQAQGGASAGQGGGLYSRGFGGDTLNTAVYLARLEIKVDYLTALGDDALSDEMIAAWNAENVGTRRVVRLAGKLPGLYMIQLDAKGERQFFHWRDSAAARQLMNLPETDELLNSLTSYDIVYLSAITLSIYDASGRDRLFAAIKRARLLGTRFVFDTNFRARGWPDRDVAREVFAAAFAAADIVLTSTEDLLALYPGESNEQLMSRIPTPELVFRLAEPVSLLRFPGATHEVRAEPMTRPVVDTTAAGDSFAAAYMAARLAGSDPAEAAQAGHRLASVVICYPGAIIPGYAMPPKKRPRPPASRRATK; encoded by the coding sequence ATGGCGAGCGTTGCTTGCATCGGCGAATGCATGGTCGAGCTTCGGCAGGCGCAAGGTGGCGCGTCTGCCGGGCAGGGCGGCGGGCTGTACTCGCGCGGCTTCGGCGGCGATACCCTCAACACCGCCGTCTACCTGGCGCGGCTCGAGATCAAGGTCGACTATCTCACCGCGCTCGGTGACGATGCGCTGAGCGATGAGATGATCGCCGCCTGGAACGCGGAGAACGTCGGCACGCGGCGCGTCGTGCGGCTCGCGGGCAAGCTGCCCGGCCTCTACATGATCCAGCTAGATGCCAAGGGCGAGCGCCAGTTCTTTCACTGGCGCGACAGCGCGGCGGCACGGCAGCTGATGAATTTGCCGGAGACCGACGAGCTGCTCAATTCGCTGACGAGCTACGACATTGTCTATCTCTCCGCGATCACGCTCTCGATCTACGATGCTTCGGGGCGCGATCGCCTGTTCGCGGCGATCAAGCGCGCGCGCCTGCTCGGCACCCGCTTCGTGTTCGACACCAATTTTCGCGCCCGCGGATGGCCGGACCGCGACGTCGCGCGCGAGGTGTTTGCCGCGGCGTTCGCAGCCGCCGACATCGTGCTGACTTCGACCGAGGATCTGCTCGCGCTCTATCCCGGCGAGAGCAACGAGCAGCTGATGTCGCGCATCCCGACGCCGGAGCTGGTGTTCCGCCTCGCCGAGCCCGTCAGCCTGCTGCGCTTTCCCGGGGCTACCCACGAGGTCCGCGCCGAGCCCATGACCAGGCCTGTGGTGGACACCACGGCGGCCGGCGACAGCTTTGCCGCGGCCTACATGGCCGCCCGGCTGGCCGGTTCCGATCCGGCCGAAGCCGCCCAGGCCGGGCATCGCCTCGCCAGCGTCGTGATCTGCTATCCCGGCGCCATCATTCCGGGCTATGCCATGCCGCCGAAGAAACGGCCCCGGCCGCCCGCCTCTCGCCGGGCCACCAAGTAA
- the eda gene encoding bifunctional 4-hydroxy-2-oxoglutarate aldolase/2-dehydro-3-deoxy-phosphogluconate aldolase, with protein sequence MTTTAQQNHLAALFKAATVIPVLTIERIQDAVPLARALVAGGVRTLEVTLRTPVAIEAARAMMAEVPEAVVGIGTILNPADFTRVEKLGVAFGISPGLTPDLLKAAAHSSLPFAPGIATASELMLALAHGFDVAKFFPAEQAGGIKGLRALAGPFPNVRFCPTGGISEANAASWLAEPNVVAVGGSWLCPAAEIRAGNWAGITAICQRTLKALKAA encoded by the coding sequence ATGACCACGACCGCCCAACAGAATCACCTCGCCGCGCTGTTCAAGGCCGCGACCGTCATTCCCGTTCTCACCATCGAGCGGATCCAGGACGCCGTGCCGCTGGCGCGCGCGCTGGTCGCCGGTGGCGTCCGCACGCTGGAGGTGACCCTGCGCACCCCCGTCGCGATCGAGGCGGCGAGGGCGATGATGGCCGAGGTGCCCGAGGCGGTCGTCGGCATCGGCACGATCCTCAATCCGGCCGATTTCACCCGGGTCGAGAAGCTCGGCGTCGCCTTCGGCATCAGCCCCGGCCTGACCCCCGATCTCCTCAAGGCCGCAGCCCACAGCTCCTTGCCGTTCGCGCCGGGCATCGCCACGGCCTCCGAGCTGATGCTGGCGCTGGCCCACGGCTTCGACGTCGCAAAGTTCTTCCCGGCCGAGCAGGCCGGCGGCATCAAGGGCCTGCGCGCCCTCGCTGGCCCGTTCCCGAACGTACGGTTCTGCCCGACCGGCGGCATCAGCGAGGCCAATGCGGCGAGCTGGCTCGCCGAACCCAACGTGGTCGCAGTCGGCGGGTCCTGGCTGTGCCCGGCGGCGGAGATCCGGGCCGGGAACTGGGCTGGCATAACTGCCATCTGCCAGCGCACCCTCAAGGCCCTGAAAGCCGCGTGA
- a CDS encoding acetyl-CoA acetyltransferase, which yields MTASIVGWAHTPFGKFDTETVESLVTGVANEALADAGISASDVDEIVLGHFNAGFSPQDFTASLVLQADPKLRFKPATRVENACATGSAAVHQGLRAIAAGAAKIVLVVGVEQMTRTPSAEIGKNLLKASYLPEDGDTAGGFAGGFGKIASSYFQKYGDQSDALALIAAKNHKNGVANPFAQMRKDFGFDFCRAESEKNPYVAGPLKRTDCSLVSDGAAALILADAETAKAMSKSIGFRATAHAQDFLPMSKRDILQFEGCTVAWQRALEKAGITLSDLSFVETHDCFTVAELIEYEAMGLTPKGQGARAIKEGWTLKDGKLPVNPSGGLKAKGHPIGATGVSMHVMTAMQLAGQAPEGMQLKNAKLGGIFNMGGAAVANYVSVLEPLK from the coding sequence ATGACCGCCAGCATCGTCGGATGGGCGCATACGCCGTTCGGCAAGTTCGACACCGAAACCGTCGAAAGCCTCGTCACCGGCGTCGCCAATGAGGCGCTGGCGGATGCCGGCATTTCGGCCTCCGACGTCGACGAGATCGTGCTCGGCCATTTCAATGCCGGCTTCTCACCGCAGGATTTTACCGCCTCGCTGGTGCTCCAGGCCGACCCGAAGCTGCGCTTCAAGCCGGCGACCCGCGTCGAGAACGCCTGCGCCACGGGCTCTGCTGCCGTGCACCAGGGCCTGCGCGCGATTGCCGCAGGCGCCGCCAAGATCGTGCTGGTCGTCGGCGTCGAGCAGATGACCCGCACACCCAGCGCGGAGATCGGCAAGAACCTGCTCAAGGCGTCCTACCTGCCCGAGGACGGCGACACCGCCGGCGGCTTCGCCGGGGGGTTTGGCAAGATCGCCAGTTCCTACTTCCAGAAATACGGCGACCAGTCCGATGCGCTGGCGCTGATCGCGGCCAAGAACCACAAGAACGGCGTCGCCAATCCCTTCGCCCAGATGCGCAAGGATTTCGGCTTCGACTTCTGCCGCGCCGAGAGCGAGAAGAACCCTTACGTCGCCGGTCCCTTGAAGCGGACCGACTGCTCGCTGGTCTCCGACGGCGCCGCTGCGCTGATCTTGGCCGACGCCGAGACCGCCAAGGCCATGAGCAAGTCGATCGGCTTCCGCGCCACCGCGCACGCCCAGGACTTCCTGCCGATGTCCAAGCGCGACATCCTCCAGTTCGAGGGCTGCACGGTTGCCTGGCAGCGCGCGCTGGAGAAGGCCGGGATCACGCTTTCCGATCTCTCCTTCGTCGAGACCCATGACTGCTTCACGGTCGCCGAGCTGATCGAGTACGAAGCGATGGGCCTGACACCGAAGGGGCAGGGCGCCCGCGCCATCAAGGAAGGCTGGACGCTCAAGGACGGCAAGCTGCCGGTCAATCCGTCCGGCGGCCTCAAGGCCAAGGGCCATCCGATCGGCGCCACCGGCGTTTCCATGCACGTGATGACGGCGATGCAGCTCGCGGGCCAGGCGCCCGAGGGCATGCAGCTCAAGAATGCCAAGCTCGGCGGCATCTTCAACATGGGCGGTGCTGCAGTCGCGAACTACGTCTCGGTGCTCGAGCCGCTGAAGTAG
- a CDS encoding CaiB/BaiF CoA transferase family protein: protein MGPLKGIKVVDMTTVLMGPYATQMLGDYGADVIKVESLDGDVTRLIGPMRHAGMGPVFLNTNRSKRSICLDLKKPAGREAVLRLLKDADVLVYNVRPQAMARLQLGYDVVSAINPRLIYAGVFGFGQDGPYAAKPAYDDLIQGATALPALMAQTGDGVPRYVPNALVDRIVGLTAVGAICASLVHRDRTGRGQRVDIPMFETMAGFVMGDHMGGLTYEPPLDKGGYARHLSRDRRPYKTSDGYLSVIVYNDKQWENFFKATGRDDLRADPKFATFAGRAANIDVVYAELARIFETRTTAEWIDLLTKADVPVMPMHDLASILHDEHLEATGFFPVVTHPTEGPIRSMKVTATWSETEAEPVRLAPRLNQHGAEILREIGYSADEIDAMVRDGVTRAALA, encoded by the coding sequence ATGGGGCCGCTGAAGGGCATCAAGGTCGTCGACATGACCACCGTGCTGATGGGCCCCTATGCGACCCAGATGCTCGGGGACTACGGCGCCGACGTCATCAAGGTGGAATCGCTCGACGGCGACGTCACCCGCCTGATCGGCCCGATGCGTCACGCCGGCATGGGTCCGGTGTTCCTCAACACCAACCGCAGCAAGCGCTCGATCTGTCTCGATCTGAAGAAGCCGGCCGGACGCGAGGCCGTGCTGCGGCTTCTGAAGGATGCCGACGTCCTCGTCTACAACGTCCGTCCGCAGGCCATGGCGCGGCTCCAGCTCGGCTACGACGTCGTCTCCGCGATCAACCCGCGCCTTATCTACGCCGGCGTGTTCGGCTTCGGCCAGGACGGGCCCTATGCGGCAAAGCCCGCCTATGACGACTTGATCCAGGGCGCCACGGCCTTGCCGGCCTTGATGGCGCAGACCGGCGATGGCGTGCCGCGCTACGTGCCGAATGCGCTGGTCGACCGCATCGTCGGTCTCACCGCCGTCGGCGCGATCTGCGCCAGCCTCGTGCACCGCGACCGCACCGGTCGCGGCCAGCGCGTCGATATCCCGATGTTCGAGACCATGGCCGGTTTCGTCATGGGTGATCACATGGGCGGGCTGACCTATGAGCCGCCGCTCGACAAGGGCGGCTATGCCCGCCACCTCTCGCGCGATCGCCGTCCTTACAAGACCTCGGACGGCTATCTCAGCGTCATCGTCTACAACGACAAGCAGTGGGAGAATTTCTTCAAGGCGACAGGCCGCGACGACCTGCGCGCCGATCCCAAATTCGCAACCTTCGCCGGCCGCGCTGCCAATATCGACGTCGTCTATGCCGAGCTCGCGCGCATCTTCGAGACGCGCACCACCGCCGAATGGATTGACTTGCTGACCAAGGCGGACGTGCCCGTGATGCCGATGCACGACCTTGCCTCGATCCTGCACGACGAGCATCTGGAAGCGACCGGGTTCTTCCCGGTCGTGACTCATCCGACCGAAGGTCCAATCCGCAGCATGAAAGTGACGGCGACCTGGTCGGAGACCGAAGCCGAGCCGGTGCGCCTGGCGCCGCGGCTCAACCAGCACGGCGCGGAGATTCTTCGCGAGATCGGCTACTCGGCCGACGAAATTGACGCCATGGTCCGTGACGGCGTCACGCGCGCAGCGCTGGCGTAG
- a CDS encoding thiolase family protein, protein MSFITGVGLTSFGKHEGSSSLDLMSKAAQAALDDAGLTRSEIDGILCGYSTVSPHIMLATVFAEHFGIRPSYAHAVQVGGATGLAMTMLAHHLVTSGVARNVLVVAGENRLTGQSRDASIQALAQVGHPDYEVPLGPTIPAYYGLVATRYMHEYGVTEQDLAEFAVLMRAHACTHPGAQFHDPITVADVMASKPVAMPLKLLDCCPVSDGGAAFVISRERTGETGVRIRGCAQAHTHQHVTAAPALSELGAEISIARAKQTTGLAISDVRYAAIYDSFTITLAMLLEDLGLAGRGEAAARVRAGHFGRDGAMPLNTHGGLLSYGHCGVGGAMAHLVEAHLQMTGRAANRQVRDASIALLHGDGGVLSSHVSMFLEQVR, encoded by the coding sequence ATGAGCTTCATCACCGGCGTCGGCCTCACATCGTTCGGCAAGCATGAAGGCTCATCCTCGCTCGACCTGATGAGTAAGGCCGCGCAAGCCGCGCTCGACGATGCCGGCCTGACGCGGAGCGAGATCGACGGCATTCTCTGCGGTTATTCCACCGTCTCGCCTCACATCATGCTGGCGACCGTCTTCGCCGAGCATTTCGGCATCCGCCCGTCTTATGCGCACGCCGTGCAGGTCGGCGGCGCCACGGGGCTTGCGATGACGATGCTGGCGCATCATCTTGTCACGTCGGGCGTTGCGCGCAACGTGCTCGTCGTTGCCGGCGAGAACCGCCTCACCGGGCAGAGCCGCGATGCCTCGATCCAGGCGCTGGCGCAGGTCGGCCATCCCGATTACGAGGTGCCGCTGGGACCGACCATTCCCGCCTATTACGGCCTCGTCGCCACGCGCTACATGCACGAATACGGCGTGACCGAGCAGGACCTCGCGGAGTTCGCGGTGCTGATGCGCGCGCACGCCTGCACCCATCCCGGTGCGCAATTTCACGATCCCATCACGGTCGCCGACGTCATGGCCTCGAAGCCGGTGGCGATGCCGCTCAAGCTGCTCGACTGCTGCCCGGTGTCCGACGGCGGCGCGGCCTTCGTGATCAGCCGCGAGCGGACGGGGGAGACGGGCGTGCGTATCCGCGGCTGCGCCCAGGCGCACACCCATCAGCATGTCACGGCAGCGCCGGCACTGAGCGAACTCGGCGCCGAGATTTCGATTGCGCGTGCCAAGCAGACGACGGGCCTTGCGATCTCCGACGTGCGCTATGCCGCGATCTACGACAGCTTCACGATCACGCTCGCGATGCTGCTGGAAGACCTCGGCCTTGCCGGCCGCGGCGAAGCCGCTGCGCGGGTTCGCGCCGGCCATTTCGGCCGCGACGGCGCGATGCCACTGAACACCCATGGCGGCCTGCTCAGCTACGGCCATTGCGGCGTCGGCGGCGCCATGGCGCATCTGGTCGAGGCGCATTTGCAGATGACGGGGCGAGCGGCTAACCGCCAGGTGCGCGATGCCTCGATCGCTCTGCTGCATGGCGACGGCGGCGTGCTGTCGTCCCACGTCAGCATGTTCCTGGAGCAAGTGCGATGA
- a CDS encoding Zn-ribbon domain-containing OB-fold protein, with protein sequence MSGRLADWTKGEEAITYQTCGSCGHVQYFHRAFCAACGESNPRELRASGKGRVYATSLVCRAATPETRVHVPYNILLVDCAEGFRMMAHGENDLAIGDSVIASFKPFAGKIVPFFAKAK encoded by the coding sequence ATGAGCGGGCGTCTGGCAGACTGGACCAAGGGCGAAGAGGCCATCACTTACCAGACCTGCGGCTCATGCGGCCATGTGCAGTATTTTCACCGCGCCTTCTGCGCGGCTTGCGGCGAATCGAATCCGCGCGAGCTGCGTGCCAGCGGCAAGGGCAGGGTCTACGCGACCTCACTGGTCTGCCGCGCCGCCACCCCCGAGACGCGTGTGCACGTACCCTACAACATCCTGCTGGTCGATTGCGCTGAGGGCTTTCGCATGATGGCGCACGGCGAGAACGATCTCGCCATCGGCGATTCGGTGATCGCGAGTTTCAAGCCGTTCGCCGGCAAGATCGTGCCGTTCTTTGCCAAGGCCAAGTAG
- a CDS encoding carboxymuconolactone decarboxylase family protein yields the protein MARIQYSDPSKASDRTREILDKNRNANIFRMMAHSPSYFEQYCRLGGAIRHKGELDPIVRELAITRTGILCEAPYEIVAHKRIGKNVGVTDEQNESLENWQAATCFNDVQRAALAFTDEIVKLKKPTEATFKAIASKLTPAALVELQLSVGFYIMTSKFLETFEIDLQPVTEVVG from the coding sequence ATGGCCCGCATTCAGTACAGCGACCCGTCCAAGGCATCCGACCGCACCCGCGAAATTCTCGACAAGAACCGCAACGCCAACATCTTCCGCATGATGGCGCACTCGCCGAGCTATTTCGAGCAGTACTGCCGCTTGGGGGGCGCGATCCGCCACAAGGGCGAGCTCGATCCGATCGTGCGCGAGCTCGCGATCACCCGCACCGGCATCTTGTGCGAGGCGCCGTACGAGATCGTCGCGCACAAGCGGATCGGCAAGAATGTCGGCGTCACCGACGAACAGAACGAGTCGCTCGAGAACTGGCAGGCTGCGACTTGCTTCAATGACGTGCAGCGCGCCGCACTCGCCTTCACCGACGAGATCGTCAAGCTGAAGAAGCCGACGGAAGCGACCTTCAAGGCGATCGCGTCGAAGCTGACGCCGGCCGCGTTGGTCGAGTTGCAGCTCTCGGTCGGCTTCTACATCATGACCTCGAAATTCCTGGAGACCTTCGAGATCGATCTTCAGCCCGTCACCGAAGTGGTGGGCTGA
- a CDS encoding nucleoside triphosphate pyrophosphohydrolase family protein, whose translation MTIDEYAAWAATIAKVDEHPTNERLSYLGLGLAGEAGEVAEHIKKLLRDDWLDKAGLVEELGDVVYYWACLCAATGQQPSALLDASAAKIKRRISEAASR comes from the coding sequence ATGACGATCGATGAATATGCGGCCTGGGCCGCAACCATTGCCAAAGTCGATGAGCATCCGACCAACGAGCGGCTGTCCTATCTCGGTCTCGGCCTTGCCGGTGAGGCGGGCGAAGTCGCCGAGCACATCAAGAAGCTCTTGCGCGACGATTGGCTCGACAAGGCGGGTCTCGTCGAAGAGCTCGGCGATGTCGTCTACTACTGGGCCTGCCTGTGCGCCGCCACCGGCCAGCAGCCATCCGCGCTGCTCGATGCCAGTGCCGCTAAGATCAAGCGACGCATCAGCGAAGCGGCGAGCCGCTGA